A window of the Nocardia sp. NBC_01329 genome harbors these coding sequences:
- a CDS encoding DUF4185 domain-containing protein, translating to MSRRPLSVLVRTGVAGAVAALVLAGPAAADPNNVNPIPGINGEPRGLPPLPGPTQAVYQVTGMDSPNRTQQVNVLGTDLGVMWDDGAGTMLTAFGDSAGLGVPNLLAGSVWAWTSNVLFYSHTKDPAQGIVFDGAVPNPLPSPKIPGIEISLIPTAGIAVGGVQYMSMMSVKEWGDHGRWNTNFSTLAASGDGGRTWAQLPNTRRANVDGHERFQQNAFVKNAGFVYRYGTPAGRNHPGFVSRVREADIANLDAYEYWDGHGWKPNDAKASAPIVDGVAELSVQWNDYLRKFVMTTTDPFNSVVLRTADAPEGPWSAPRVLLEAAALPTAYAPMIFPYQTGSDLYFLLTVHRQYNVLLMRTPL from the coding sequence ATGAGCCGCCGTCCGCTGTCCGTCCTCGTACGTACCGGTGTCGCCGGTGCCGTCGCCGCGCTCGTTCTGGCCGGTCCGGCGGCGGCGGATCCGAACAATGTGAATCCGATCCCCGGTATCAACGGCGAGCCCCGCGGATTGCCGCCGTTGCCGGGGCCCACTCAGGCCGTGTATCAGGTGACGGGGATGGACAGCCCCAACCGGACCCAGCAGGTGAATGTGCTCGGCACCGATCTCGGCGTCATGTGGGACGACGGTGCCGGCACCATGCTCACCGCGTTCGGTGATTCCGCGGGCTTGGGGGTCCCGAATCTGCTGGCCGGCAGCGTATGGGCGTGGACCAGCAATGTGCTGTTCTACAGCCACACCAAAGATCCGGCGCAGGGCATCGTCTTCGACGGGGCCGTCCCGAATCCGCTGCCCAGCCCGAAGATTCCGGGTATCGAGATCAGTTTGATCCCCACCGCCGGTATCGCGGTGGGCGGGGTGCAGTACATGAGCATGATGTCGGTGAAGGAGTGGGGTGACCACGGTCGGTGGAACACCAATTTCTCCACTCTCGCGGCATCCGGCGACGGCGGGCGCACCTGGGCCCAGCTGCCGAATACACGGCGGGCGAATGTAGATGGGCACGAGCGGTTCCAGCAGAACGCGTTCGTGAAGAACGCCGGGTTCGTGTACCGGTACGGCACACCGGCGGGCCGTAACCATCCCGGGTTCGTCTCGCGGGTCCGGGAAGCCGATATCGCGAATCTGGACGCCTACGAGTACTGGGACGGTCACGGCTGGAAACCCAACGATGCCAAGGCTTCCGCGCCGATCGTCGACGGGGTGGCCGAATTGTCGGTGCAGTGGAACGACTATCTGCGCAAATTCGTGATGACGACGACCGATCCGTTCAACTCGGTGGTGCTGCGGACCGCGGATGCGCCCGAAGGACCGTGGAGTGCTCCCCGGGTACTGCTGGAGGCTGCCGCGCTGCCGACGGCGTACGCGCCGATGATCTTCCCCTACCAGACCGGTAGCGACCTGTACTTCCTGCTGACGGTCCACCGCCAGTACAACGTGCTACTGATGCGGACTCCGCTGTAA
- a CDS encoding RNA polymerase sigma factor translates to MADSTWPGEHLIVAAQGGDVDAIAALVSGAHPNIRRFARSLCDTAEDAEDAAQEALVILYRKIGMLRATGALASWMFRIVRNECLRRARMRRDHAPLQDTAVAASAEDEALQRLEAGRVVAAIAALPQDHRRVLILRDIQGYSGPMVAEALGLSTAAMKSRLHRARGAVRRTLLTPSDPAPGGK, encoded by the coding sequence GTGGCTGACTCGACCTGGCCCGGCGAACATTTGATCGTCGCCGCGCAGGGCGGTGACGTCGACGCGATCGCCGCGTTGGTGTCGGGCGCGCACCCGAATATTCGGCGCTTCGCCCGCTCCCTGTGCGACACCGCGGAGGACGCGGAGGACGCGGCGCAGGAGGCTCTGGTCATCCTGTACCGCAAGATCGGGATGCTGAGGGCAACCGGCGCCCTGGCGTCGTGGATGTTCCGCATCGTCCGCAACGAATGCCTACGGCGCGCGCGGATGAGGCGAGACCACGCCCCGTTGCAGGACACCGCCGTGGCCGCCTCGGCCGAGGACGAGGCACTGCAACGTCTGGAAGCGGGCAGAGTGGTGGCCGCGATCGCCGCCCTGCCCCAGGACCACCGCCGGGTGCTGATCCTGCGCGATATCCAGGGCTACAGCGGCCCGATGGTCGCCGAGGCGCTGGGTCTCAGCACAGCAGCGATGAAATCGCGTCTGCACCGAGCCCGCGGAGCAGTTCGTCGAACACTACTGACCCCATCCGACCCGGCTCCTGGAGGGAAATGA
- a CDS encoding TetR/AcrR family transcriptional regulator codes for MTPPKSPRGAAADDEAAPGIESADTDREALPPGLAAAWGVVGTGPRRGPKPAHTVEEIVAVATQLADDEGIAAASLPKVAGRIGVTTNALYRYISSRDELITLVADRAWGDPPVLPNGDWRDAAGLWSRQLFHRFLSRPWLLDAPTTIPLTPHNAAWLDALISVLEPTGMAAQQMLNCAYLLDSHARYGANLQRNTPAPAALRRTNPDQQRTIRAIRLFLDEQLRARNLNAVAEVLADPAYLTDELPLDGFEFGLARILDGIEAYIRQ; via the coding sequence GTGACCCCACCCAAGAGCCCCCGAGGCGCGGCAGCGGATGACGAGGCCGCACCGGGGATCGAGTCCGCCGACACCGACCGTGAGGCGTTACCACCCGGCCTGGCAGCGGCCTGGGGTGTCGTCGGCACCGGACCGCGGCGCGGTCCCAAGCCTGCGCACACAGTCGAGGAGATCGTGGCGGTAGCGACACAACTGGCCGACGACGAGGGCATCGCCGCGGCTTCGCTTCCCAAGGTGGCCGGTCGTATCGGCGTGACCACCAACGCCCTGTACCGCTATATCAGCTCGAGAGATGAGCTGATCACGCTCGTGGCCGACCGCGCCTGGGGCGACCCGCCGGTGCTGCCGAACGGTGACTGGCGAGACGCGGCCGGGCTGTGGTCGCGTCAGCTCTTCCACCGCTTCTTATCGCGTCCATGGCTGCTGGACGCACCGACGACCATCCCGCTGACACCGCACAACGCAGCATGGCTGGATGCTCTGATCAGCGTCCTCGAGCCGACCGGCATGGCCGCACAGCAGATGCTGAACTGTGCGTACCTCCTCGACAGCCACGCGCGGTACGGCGCCAACCTACAGCGCAACACTCCAGCCCCGGCAGCGCTGCGACGTACGAATCCCGATCAACAGCGGACGATCCGCGCGATCCGTCTGTTCTTGGACGAGCAACTTCGCGCCCGCAACCTGAACGCGGTAGCGGAAGTGCTCGCGGACCCGGCGTACCTCACCGACGAGCTACCACTCGACGGCTTCGAGTTCGGCCTCGCGAGGATCCTCGACGGCATCGAGGCCTACATACGGCAATAG
- a CDS encoding VanW family protein, producing the protein MSSESNTDRGDSRDSGRPQPVDGGLRQLLENGRNQHGQQLPASTGPIDNVASDWRGGSSWLNPSTGERSQESEEPQPNRGRPSPGSVSGAASPQTSAHGPVDSPPGPRPGLPVRGTGGRGPAAPGMPPAGGPATSDPTGSDYATQQFALPSPAPAQAAFADSDPDDAPTEVFDSAALTQRLSGGPSSWPGHPNNPTSADILSHGESGPPTPPRRPGGGRGTGGSGDDNGRFSGARARLRSANARRVLLVAAIVFGVALVGYIADLVMTSGKIPRGVEVAGVAIGGMDEEDARAKLQAELDPRAGEVVPVKIADVQTQLVPSAAGLGVDWESTWERVGEQPLNPASRLLSFVATREVTVASSVDEAALSRTFDELRVHDQPPVEGGIHFEGTRPVEVNPTSGRVLDQAAARTVLTEQWATASTLDLPVAIAPPAVRQDAIDQAMRQIAEPAVSAPVVFTGKEAANAALSPEQIATIVGFVPDGHGGLRVEFDHKVATDLLAPQLASTEVEPKDASFTFSGAPTVVPAVVGDKINWAKTLDQLPAMLAAGGAQRTTPGIYERIEPKLTTQAAESLGINETMGEFTTSGFTGPSGVNIRTVAQEVNGAIVKPNDTFSLNTHTGPRTAAEGYVESGIIDHGRPSKAVGGGISQFATTLYNAAYFAGLEDAGHTEHSYYISRYPAAREATVFDGAIDLQFRNNTPHGLYIQAVADSSEVTVRIWGTKTVNVESITGEKSKPTEPETIKLPEGDDCIASTGAPGFTISNTRVITDINTGAEVSRTTRTVKYDPVPEVECESPDKPEDSGDGSSGGTQPSSAAPSSSPPISTRPSGRPGSR; encoded by the coding sequence GTGAGCAGCGAATCGAACACCGACCGAGGTGACAGTCGCGATTCCGGCCGTCCGCAGCCGGTCGACGGCGGCCTACGTCAGCTGCTCGAAAACGGCCGTAACCAGCACGGACAGCAGTTGCCCGCATCGACCGGGCCGATCGACAATGTCGCGTCCGACTGGCGCGGCGGCAGTTCCTGGCTGAACCCCAGTACCGGCGAACGGTCGCAGGAGTCCGAGGAACCACAGCCGAACCGAGGTCGGCCGTCACCGGGTTCTGTTTCCGGCGCCGCGTCCCCGCAAACCTCGGCCCACGGTCCGGTGGATTCCCCGCCGGGCCCTCGACCAGGGCTGCCCGTTCGTGGTACCGGCGGCCGCGGTCCCGCTGCTCCCGGGATGCCGCCGGCCGGTGGGCCCGCTACGTCCGACCCCACCGGCTCCGATTACGCCACCCAGCAGTTCGCGCTGCCCAGCCCTGCCCCCGCGCAGGCCGCTTTCGCCGACTCCGACCCCGACGACGCCCCGACCGAGGTCTTCGATTCGGCCGCACTGACCCAGCGGCTCTCCGGCGGTCCGTCCTCCTGGCCGGGACATCCCAACAATCCGACGAGCGCCGATATCCTGTCGCACGGTGAATCCGGTCCGCCCACCCCGCCGCGCCGCCCGGGCGGCGGCCGCGGTACCGGCGGGTCCGGTGACGACAACGGCCGCTTCTCCGGCGCCCGTGCCCGGCTGCGCTCCGCGAACGCCCGGCGTGTGCTGCTGGTCGCCGCGATCGTGTTCGGTGTCGCGCTGGTGGGATATATCGCGGACCTGGTGATGACCTCCGGCAAGATCCCGCGCGGCGTCGAGGTCGCCGGGGTCGCTATCGGCGGAATGGACGAAGAGGACGCCCGCGCGAAATTGCAGGCGGAACTCGATCCCCGCGCCGGTGAGGTCGTGCCGGTGAAGATCGCCGACGTGCAAACCCAGCTGGTGCCTTCCGCCGCCGGGCTCGGGGTCGATTGGGAGTCGACCTGGGAACGAGTCGGCGAGCAGCCGCTCAACCCCGCCTCCCGGCTGCTGTCGTTCGTCGCCACTCGTGAGGTCACGGTCGCCAGCTCGGTCGACGAAGCCGCGCTGAGCCGTACCTTCGACGAATTGAGGGTGCACGATCAGCCGCCGGTGGAAGGCGGTATCCATTTCGAGGGCACGCGGCCGGTCGAGGTGAATCCGACTTCCGGCCGGGTACTGGATCAGGCCGCCGCCCGCACCGTTCTCACCGAACAGTGGGCGACCGCGAGCACCCTGGATCTGCCCGTGGCCATCGCTCCGCCCGCTGTCCGTCAGGACGCGATCGATCAGGCGATGCGTCAGATCGCCGAACCCGCGGTGAGCGCGCCGGTCGTCTTCACCGGTAAGGAGGCGGCGAACGCCGCACTCAGCCCGGAACAGATCGCGACCATCGTCGGCTTCGTACCCGACGGGCACGGCGGGCTGCGGGTCGAGTTCGACCACAAGGTGGCCACCGATCTGCTCGCCCCGCAACTGGCCTCGACCGAGGTCGAACCCAAGGATGCGAGCTTCACCTTCTCCGGTGCGCCCACCGTGGTCCCTGCCGTGGTCGGCGACAAGATCAACTGGGCGAAAACGCTGGATCAGTTGCCCGCGATGCTGGCCGCCGGCGGCGCCCAGCGCACCACCCCGGGAATCTACGAGCGGATCGAACCCAAACTCACCACTCAGGCAGCCGAGTCACTCGGGATCAACGAGACGATGGGCGAGTTCACCACCAGTGGGTTCACCGGACCGTCCGGGGTGAACATCCGGACGGTCGCCCAAGAGGTCAACGGCGCCATCGTCAAACCGAACGACACGTTCTCGCTCAACACCCACACCGGTCCCCGTACCGCCGCCGAAGGCTATGTGGAATCCGGCATCATCGATCACGGCCGCCCCAGCAAAGCCGTGGGTGGCGGGATCAGCCAGTTCGCGACCACCCTCTACAACGCTGCCTATTTCGCAGGCCTCGAGGACGCCGGCCACACCGAACACAGCTACTACATCTCCCGCTATCCGGCGGCCCGGGAAGCGACAGTGTTCGACGGGGCCATCGACCTCCAGTTCCGCAACAACACCCCGCACGGTCTGTACATCCAGGCAGTCGCCGACAGCTCCGAGGTGACGGTCCGCATCTGGGGCACCAAGACGGTGAACGTGGAGTCCATCACCGGTGAGAAGAGCAAACCGACCGAACCGGAGACCATCAAGCTGCCCGAAGGCGACGACTGTATCGCCTCGACCGGTGCGCCGGGGTTCACTATCTCCAACACCCGGGTGATCACCGATATCAATACCGGTGCCGAGGTTTCCCGCACCACCCGCACAGTGAAATACGATCCGGTTCCGGAGGTCGAATGCGAGTCACCGGACAAACCGGAGGACTCCGGGGATGGTTCGAGCGGCGGCACTCAGCCCAGCAGCGCCGCGCCCAGCAGTAGTCCACCCATCAGCACCCGGCCCAGCGGCCGCCCGGGATCCCGCTGA
- the gnd gene encoding phosphogluconate dehydrogenase (NAD(+)-dependent, decarboxylating): MQLGMIGLGRMGANIVRRIVAAGHTAVGCERHADVIDDLTAELGGSFRGSTDLAEFVADLDTPRVVWVMIPAGLTGATVDQLARLLEPGDIVIDGGNSRYHDDIARAAQLTPLGIHYLDIGTSGGVFGRERGFCLMIGGEAEPVRYVEPLLQAIAPGVSAAPRTPGRTGEPGPAEQGYLHCGPAGAGHFVKMVHNGIEYGAMAAYAEGFNILHKADYGDRASGEYSAEETPLEHPEYYRYAIDIAEVAEVWRRGSVVASWLLDLTAAQLHADPNLDSFGGRVSDSGEGRWTLDAAVDIGVPAPVLSAALFQRFASRGESEYADKALSAMREAFGGHHELPEPG, from the coding sequence ATGCAGTTGGGCATGATCGGGCTGGGCCGGATGGGTGCCAATATCGTGCGGCGCATCGTCGCGGCCGGGCATACCGCAGTGGGCTGCGAACGTCACGCGGACGTAATCGACGACCTCACCGCCGAGCTCGGCGGCAGCTTCCGCGGGAGCACCGACCTGGCGGAGTTCGTGGCCGATCTCGACACCCCGCGGGTGGTGTGGGTGATGATCCCGGCCGGTCTCACCGGCGCCACAGTCGATCAGCTGGCGCGGCTGTTGGAACCCGGTGACATCGTCATCGACGGCGGTAACAGCCGGTACCACGACGATATCGCCCGCGCCGCGCAGCTGACCCCGCTCGGTATCCACTACCTCGATATCGGGACCTCGGGCGGCGTATTCGGCCGGGAGCGCGGTTTCTGCCTGATGATCGGCGGCGAGGCGGAACCGGTGCGGTACGTGGAGCCGCTGCTACAGGCCATCGCGCCCGGGGTATCGGCCGCACCCCGGACCCCGGGCCGGACAGGCGAGCCCGGTCCGGCCGAACAGGGGTACCTGCACTGCGGTCCGGCGGGAGCCGGTCATTTCGTGAAGATGGTGCACAACGGTATCGAGTACGGGGCCATGGCCGCCTACGCGGAGGGCTTCAACATCCTGCACAAGGCCGATTACGGCGACCGGGCGAGCGGCGAATACTCCGCGGAGGAGACTCCGCTCGAACATCCCGAGTACTACCGCTACGCCATAGATATCGCGGAGGTCGCCGAAGTGTGGCGGCGCGGCTCGGTGGTGGCGTCCTGGTTGCTGGACCTCACCGCGGCGCAACTGCACGCCGACCCGAACCTGGACTCCTTCGGCGGCCGCGTCTCCGATTCCGGGGAGGGGCGCTGGACCCTCGACGCTGCAGTCGACATCGGCGTCCCGGCACCGGTGCTCTCGGCGGCGCTCTTCCAGCGCTTCGCATCGCGCGGGGAATCCGAATACGCGGACAAGGCACTGTCGGCGATGCGCGAGGCTTTCGGCGGGCATCACGAACTTCCGGAGCCGGGGTAG